A region from the Vicia villosa cultivar HV-30 ecotype Madison, WI linkage group LG3, Vvil1.0, whole genome shotgun sequence genome encodes:
- the LOC131662189 gene encoding putative pentatricopeptide repeat-containing protein At1g12700, mitochondrial — protein MRTRTSLSSCFLRLQHFSSTISNTINNNNPTTRTHLLNSIRTLPNLTTAVTLFHQMLSMKPFPHIKDFNFLFTFITKTKNYTTTISLIKQAHSFGVTPDTYTLNILINSLCHLGHTSFAFSVFGLMLKTGLNPTMVTLNTIVNGLCVEGKLAQALNFTRHMENAGYEPNGYTFGALVNGLCKIGDMGNAVVCLRNMIERNFEPNVVVYNAIMDGFCKGGFVSEALDLFREMNEKGVNPSLVTYNCLIQGLCWNCRWKNVYFLLNEMMEKGIMPDVQTFTILVDGFCKEGLVLEAKSVICFMVQMGEEPNVVTYNSLIGGYCLMNRMDEAMKVFDWMVLRKCLPSVVTYNSLIHGWCKVRDVDKAMCLLREMVSEGLCPDVVTWTTLVGGFCEVGKPLAAKELFFTMKEYGLVPNLLTCAVVLDGLIKCYFRFEAMSLFRAMEESDLDLDIVIYNVMIDGLCKDGKLSDAKKVLARLLVKGLRFDSYTYNIMIGGLCREGLLDDAEDLLRKMEENGCSPNACSYNVFIQGLLRKSDFLRSSKYLQIMKGKGFAVDATTTELLIGFYSADKGSNAF, from the coding sequence ATGCGAACAAGAACTTCACTCTCTTCATGTTTTCTTCGTCTCCAACACTTCTCTTCAACAATCTCTAACACCATTAACAACAACAACCCTACAACCAGAACCCACCTCTTGAACTCCATCAGAACCCTCCCAAACCTCACCACCGCCGTCACACTCTTCCACCAAATGCTCTCAATGAAACCCTTCCCTCACATCAAAGACTTCAATTTCCTTTTCACCTTCATCACCAAAACCAAAAACTACACAACAACCATTTCCCTTATCAAACAAGCTCACTCCTTTGGCGTTACCCCAGACACGTACACTCTCAACATCCTCATCAACTCTCTCTGCCATTTGGGTCACACTTCCTTCGCCTTCTCCGTTTTCGGCCTAATGCTCAAAACAGGCCTAAACCCAACTATGGTAACCCTCAACACCATTGTTAACGGGCTTTGTGTAGAAGGAAAACTGGCACAAGCTTTGAATTTTACCCGCCACATGGAAAATGCGGGTTATGAACCTAACGGTTACACTTTTGGAGCGTTGGTTAACGGTTTGTGTAAAATCGGAGACATGGGTAATGCTGTTGTTTGTCTTAGGAATATGATTGAGAGAAACTTTGAACCGAATGTTGTTGTTTATAATGCAATCATGGATGGTTTTTGCAAAGGAGGGTTTGTTTCTGAGGCTTTGGATTTGTTCAGAGAAATGAATGAAAAAGGTGTAAACCCTAGTTTGGTTACTTATAATTGTTTAATTCAAGGGCTTTGTTGGAATTGTCGATGgaaaaatgtttattttttgttgaatgagatgaTGGAGAAGGGGATAATGCCTGATGTTCAAACTTTTACTATTTTGGTGGATGGTTTTTGTAAAGAAGGGTTGGTTTTGGAGGCTAAGAGTGTGATTTGTTTCATGGTGCAAATGGGGGAGGAGCCTAATGTTGTGACTTATAATTCACTGATTGGTGGTTATTGTTTGATGAATCGAATGGATGAAGCTATGAAGGTTTTTGATTGGATGGTTTTAAGGAAGTGTTTGCCTAGTGTTGTTACTTATAATTCATTGATTCATGGTTGGTGTAAGGTTAGAGATGTTGATAAAGCTATGTGTTTGTTGAGAGAGATGGTTAGTGAAGGTTTGTGTCCTGATGTTGTGACATGGACAACGCTTGTTGGGGGGTTTTGTGAAGTTGGTAAACCTTTGGCTGCGAAAGAGTTGTTCTTTACGATGAAGGAGTACGGTTTGGTTCCTAATCTCTTGACTTGTGCTGTTGTGTTGGATGGTTTGATTAAGTGTTATTTTCGTTTTGAGGCGATGTCGTTGTTTAGAGCTATGGAGGAGAGTGATttagatcttgatattgtcattTATAATGTTATGATTGATGGTTTATGTAAAGATGGAAAGTTGAGTGATGCAAAGAAGGTTCTTGCGCGGCTTTTGGTTAAAGGGTTGAGATTCGATTCGTATACTTATAATATAATGATTGGAGGTTTGTGTAGAGAAGGGTTGTTGGATGATGCTGAAGACTTGCTTAGGAAAATGGAAGAGAATGGATGTTCACCGAATGCATGCTCTTATAATGTTTTTATTCAGGGATTGCTGCGGAAAAGTGATTTTTTAAGGTCAAGTAAATATCTTCAAATAATGAAAGGCAAAGGGTTTGCAGTGGATGCTACTACTACAGAGTTGCTTATAGGCTTTTATTCTGCTGATAAAGGAAGTAATGCTTTTTGA
- the LOC131658599 gene encoding uncharacterized protein LOC131658599, translating to MDKEVGFMNRPPVLDGSNYDYWKPRMVSFLKSIDIKVWKAVLKGWTHPVIMGEYNQPKNVLKPEVDWKQEEDKLALANSKAFNAIFNGIDKNIFRLVNTCEVAKDLWEILRTTHKGTSKVKMSRLQLLTTQFENLWMKEDESIHEFHMNVLEIANASSALGEKIPESKLVRKMLRSLPRIFDMKVIVIVIEESQDINHLKLDELVGSLQTFELSIKGRSKLENKTITFEAISDDEAKEYNSRTRIKLANAIAQLNRQVRKVMGYSRGKEP from the coding sequence ATGGACAAGGAAGTTGGATTTATGAACAGACCACCTGTTCTGGATGGAagtaattatgattattggaaacctcgcatGGTTTCCTTCTTGAAATCTATAGATATCAAGGTTTGGAAAGCAGTTCTGAAAGGGTGGACACATCCTGTTATTATGGGAGAATACAATCAACCCAAGAATGTGTTAAAGCCAGAGGTAGATTGGAAGCAAGAAGAAGACAAACTCGCACTTGCCAATTCTAAGGCCTTCAATGCCATATttaatggaattgacaagaacatcttTAGGCTGGTGAACACATGTGAAGTGGCCAAAGATTTATGGGAGATCCTTAGAACAACACATAAAGGCACCtctaaagtgaagatgtcaagacttcagctGTTAACCACTCAATTTGAGAATCTATGGATGAAAGAAGATGAAAGCATTCATGAGTTTCACATGAATGTCCTGGAGATAGCAAATGCATCAAGTGCACTGGGAGAAAAGATTCCTGAATCTAAGTTGGTGAGAAAAATGTTGAGATCTCTTCCCAGGATATTTGACATGAAAGTCATAGTCATAGTCATAGAAGAAAGTCAAGACATCAACCACTTAAAGCTAGACGAACTTGTTGGATCTCTACAGACTTTTGAGCTAAGTATCAAAGGAAGATCGAAATTGGAGAACAAGACCATAACCTTCGAAGCCATCTCTGATGATGAAGCAAAGGAATATAATTCAAGGACAAGAATAAAGTTAGCCAATGCTATAGCTCAGCTTAATAGACAAGTTAGGAAGGTTATGGGGTACTCTCGAGGGAAGGAGCCATAG